Proteins encoded by one window of Candidatus Paceibacterota bacterium:
- a CDS encoding glycosyltransferase family 4 protein — MTTNKKILIATGIYPPDIGGPASYSLALFEELPKKGIDVDVLSFGEVRYLPKLIRHFVYFVKTILRARGCDVIYAQDPVSVGFPAMIASKFLRKKFVLKIVGDYAWEQGVSRFQVKDLLDEFSKKRGGYGLFVFILKYIETKVAERADKIIVPSKYLKQIVSNWGIDKNKITVVYNSFDGEIKTDIDETKRERIILSAGRLVPWKGFLTLVALMPRLIKHFPDIKLIIAGEGKERRKLEGAIKELGLESSVFLAGALSQEKLFKYIKSASVFVLNTAYEGFSHQLLEVMALGTPIVTTNIGGNPEVIENGKNGILVELDDRDAIVRSVEKILLNEAFSDELVGNAKSTVVLFNRERMLKETIKALSF, encoded by the coding sequence ATGACTACTAACAAAAAAATACTTATCGCCACAGGAATTTATCCGCCAGATATTGGTGGACCAGCTTCGTATAGCTTGGCGCTTTTTGAAGAGTTACCAAAGAAGGGGATTGATGTTGATGTTTTGAGTTTTGGTGAGGTACGTTATCTACCAAAACTTATTCGACATTTTGTTTATTTTGTTAAAACAATTTTACGGGCGCGCGGATGCGATGTGATTTATGCTCAAGATCCAGTATCGGTTGGTTTTCCTGCGATGATTGCGTCAAAATTTTTACGGAAGAAATTTGTTTTGAAAATTGTTGGTGATTACGCCTGGGAGCAAGGAGTTTCAAGGTTTCAAGTAAAAGACTTGCTTGATGAATTTTCAAAAAAGAGAGGCGGGTATGGTTTGTTTGTTTTTATTTTAAAATATATTGAAACTAAAGTTGCAGAAAGAGCGGATAAAATTATTGTACCGAGTAAATATTTAAAACAGATAGTTTCTAATTGGGGAATTGATAAAAATAAAATAACGGTTGTTTATAACTCTTTTGACGGAGAGATTAAAACAGACATAGATGAAACTAAGCGAGAGAGAATTATATTGTCAGCCGGGAGACTTGTCCCGTGGAAAGGTTTTTTGACGCTTGTGGCGCTTATGCCAAGGCTCATTAAACATTTTCCAGATATTAAATTGATTATTGCAGGAGAAGGGAAAGAGAGGAGAAAACTTGAGGGGGCAATTAAAGAGCTTGGTTTGGAATCTTCTGTTTTTTTGGCAGGAGCTCTTTCTCAGGAGAAGCTTTTTAAATATATAAAGAGTGCCTCGGTATTTGTTTTAAACACCGCCTACGAGGGCTTTTCGCACCAATTGCTTGAGGTTATGGCGCTTGGGACACCAATCGTGACGACTAATATTGGTGGGAATCCGGAGGTGATAGAAAACGGGAAAAATGGCATTTTGGTGGAGCTAGACGACAGAGATGCAATTGTACGCTCGGTTGAGAAAATTCTGCTTAATGAGGCCTTTTCTGATGAATTGGTGGGGAACGCTAAGAGTACTGTGGTTTTATTTAATCGCGAACGTATGTTAAAAGAGACGATTAAGGCCCTATCTTTTTAG
- a CDS encoding GIY-YIG nuclease family protein, with protein sequence MFYTYVLKSKKDGKLYTGYTSNLRKRFKEHNDSKSTYTKGRGPYELIYYEACLDEEDARSRELCLKAGRGKRFIKSRLKRFLFCTG encoded by the coding sequence ATGTTTTACACCTATGTATTAAAAAGCAAAAAAGATGGTAAGTTGTATACGGGATATACGAGTAATTTACGGAAACGCTTTAAGGAGCACAACGATAGTAAATCTACATATACGAAAGGACGTGGCCCTTACGAGTTGATTTATTACGAAGCGTGTCTTGACGAAGAAGATGCAAGGTCGAGAGAGTTATGTTTAAAAGCTGGAAGAGGTAAACGTTTTATAAAGTCGCGTTTAAAGCGTTTCCTATTTTGTACGGGATGA
- a CDS encoding NAD-dependent epimerase/dehydratase family protein codes for MSSENKKIILVTGGAGFIGSYLCEELVKSGHKIISLDNYFTGKKENHIEGVDYREGHTKDIDKHVSEKPDIIYHLGEYSRVEQSFNDVPTVWDFNIVGTFAVLEFARKHNSKIIYAGSSTKFGDNGLGRYQSPYAWTKASNTDLVVNYGDWFNVPYAITYFYNVYGPREISTGSYATVIGIFSEKFKNGEPLSVVLPGTQVRNFTHVKDIVRGLVLVGEKGEGDEYGLGDERSYSILEIAQMFGSEIKMLPERKGNRMGAALNISKSKLLGWKTEEDIKEYIQSIKNNKA; via the coding sequence ATGAGTAGCGAAAATAAAAAAATAATTCTTGTAACCGGCGGAGCCGGTTTTATTGGTTCTTACTTATGCGAAGAGCTTGTTAAAAGTGGGCACAAAATAATTTCTTTAGACAATTATTTTACCGGGAAAAAAGAGAATCATATAGAAGGTGTTGATTACAGGGAGGGACATACAAAAGACATAGATAAACACGTCTCAGAAAAACCAGATATCATCTACCACTTAGGAGAATATTCTAGGGTGGAACAAAGTTTTAATGATGTCCCAACGGTTTGGGATTTTAATATTGTTGGTACTTTTGCAGTGCTTGAGTTCGCCAGGAAGCATAATTCAAAAATTATTTACGCAGGTTCAAGTACAAAGTTTGGTGATAACGGCTTAGGTAGATATCAAAGTCCATATGCTTGGACCAAGGCGTCGAACACAGATCTTGTGGTTAATTATGGAGATTGGTTTAACGTTCCGTATGCGATTACTTATTTTTACAATGTTTATGGACCACGAGAGATCTCAACTGGTTCATATGCCACCGTTATCGGTATTTTTTCTGAAAAGTTTAAAAATGGAGAACCGCTATCGGTGGTTCTCCCTGGAACACAGGTTCGTAATTTTACTCACGTAAAAGATATTGTACGTGGTCTTGTTTTGGTTGGAGAAAAAGGAGAGGGGGATGAGTATGGGTTAGGTGATGAGCGTTCGTACAGTATCTTAGAGATAGCTCAAATGTTTGGCTCTGAAATAAAAATGCTTCCAGAAAGAAAAGGGAATAGAATGGGTGCAGCCTTAAATATTTCAAAGTCAAAGCTGTTAGGATGGAAGACAGAAGAGGATATAAAGGAATATATTCAGTCAATCAAAAATAATAAGGCGTAA
- a CDS encoding lamin tail domain-containing protein, with the protein MTNRRLKFQLFLFLFFTPVFAGAQISFSEIMYDPEGSDANSGGEWVEVQNIGSTAVDFTKWIFFENDINHGITADGASVIQPGGYAIISKDPSIFKGYFTNFSGLLFRASFSLNDGEKLAMKSNKDDLVTDANSVTYTAELGAKNDGKSLQKNSSGVWLSATPTPGSATLSDPSNPVMETTTSNQTAEQNSGASTNSIVSSFPVEPQMIVEAGANKTTVAGALISFSGIALGLKKEPIENAQYMWSFGDGSFKEGRSVTHTYRYPGEYVVVLEVSSGYFSGSDRLKVSAVTPEIIISKIGDASDYFIEVTNNSKYELDLSGWILRSQSAQFFIPKNTIIMSGGKVSFSSLVTGFSFSLGDKPFLLYPSGAMATTYGDRISEYTPQEDSESTPNIESSPVVKSVSSSKQSGNRVMAASASAVEETETKSSEQNQKFPFKWLLAVGALSIVAVLGIMFSGASSGKKPDELSADDFDIEEDVS; encoded by the coding sequence ATGACGAATAGAAGATTAAAATTCCAATTATTTCTATTTTTGTTTTTTACGCCGGTTTTTGCTGGTGCTCAAATTTCCTTTTCTGAAATCATGTATGACCCAGAGGGATCTGATGCGAATTCTGGTGGTGAGTGGGTTGAGGTTCAAAATATTGGTTCTACCGCTGTTGATTTTACAAAATGGATATTTTTTGAGAATGACATCAACCACGGTATTACGGCCGATGGCGCATCGGTGATTCAACCAGGAGGATACGCAATAATTTCAAAAGACCCGAGTATTTTTAAGGGTTATTTCACTAACTTCTCCGGACTACTTTTTAGAGCTTCTTTTTCTTTGAATGATGGCGAAAAATTGGCAATGAAAAGCAATAAGGATGATTTAGTCACAGATGCCAATTCTGTAACATATACAGCAGAATTGGGTGCAAAAAATGATGGCAAGTCATTACAAAAAAATTCTTCTGGCGTGTGGCTTTCCGCGACCCCAACACCAGGAAGCGCTACTTTGAGCGACCCATCAAACCCTGTTATGGAAACTACTACAAGCAATCAGACAGCAGAACAAAATTCAGGCGCTTCAACAAACAGCATTGTTTCTAGTTTTCCAGTTGAGCCACAGATGATTGTTGAGGCGGGAGCCAATAAGACAACTGTTGCTGGGGCGCTAATTAGCTTCAGTGGTATTGCACTTGGTTTAAAAAAAGAGCCTATTGAAAACGCGCAGTACATGTGGAGTTTTGGAGACGGCTCATTTAAAGAGGGAAGAAGTGTTACCCATACATATCGTTATCCTGGAGAGTATGTTGTTGTCCTTGAGGTTTCGTCGGGATATTTTTCTGGTTCTGATCGATTGAAGGTTTCGGCTGTAACCCCTGAAATAATTATTTCAAAAATTGGGGACGCTTCAGATTATTTTATTGAAGTGACGAACAACTCAAAATACGAACTTGATTTGTCTGGTTGGATACTAAGGTCTCAGAGCGCGCAGTTTTTTATTCCCAAAAACACCATAATAATGTCAGGTGGAAAAGTTTCTTTTTCTTCTCTGGTCACAGGTTTCTCTTTTAGTTTGGGTGATAAACCGTTCTTACTATATCCAAGTGGTGCTATGGCAACCACGTATGGTGATCGGATTTCAGAGTACACCCCACAAGAAGATAGTGAGAGTACCCCTAACATAGAGTCCAGCCCGGTAGTTAAAAGTGTTAGCAGTAGTAAACAGTCGGGTAATAGGGTGATGGCGGCAAGTGCCTCGGCTGTTGAGGAAACGGAAACTAAATCCTCAGAGCAAAACCAGAAGTTTCCTTTTAAGTGGCTTTTGGCTGTCGGAGCTCTGTCTATTGTCGCTGTTCTAGGTATTATGTTTAGTGGCGCGTCTTCTGGTAAAAAACCAGACGAACTTTCCGCCGATGATTTTGATATTGAAGAGGATGTGAGCTAG
- a CDS encoding glycosyltransferase family 4 protein, with the protein MKKILIFSLSYYPRFIGGAEVAIKEITDRFKPEDISFDMVTLRYDKKLPEIERIGNVTVYRIGFTTNNPKISDLGKFPLHLNKFLFQFSSAFKAAELHRKNSYDGVWAMMAHSCAVPAAIFNMMHREVPYVLTLQEGDPIKYIKRKMLPIYPLFVAGFRRATVLQTISTFLMGWGRDMGFKGFGVVIPNAVNVKHFSQIVGDTELTELKNKLGKKENDVYMVTTSRLVKKNAVDDVIKSLVDLPERYKFLVIGIGPDEDELRMLAQNLGVSSRVIFLGEIDNKEILKYLKISDIFIRPSLSEGFGISFIEAMAAGLPVIATQEGGISDFLFDPEINKDKEPTGLAVKVRDPKGIAKQAESLVNNKEIKEKLVVNGLRLVQEKYDWDTISKDMKENVFDKLFESKK; encoded by the coding sequence ATGAAAAAAATATTAATTTTTTCACTCTCATATTACCCAAGATTTATCGGAGGAGCGGAGGTGGCTATAAAGGAAATTACCGACAGATTTAAACCAGAAGATATTTCTTTTGACATGGTGACGCTTCGTTACGACAAAAAACTACCTGAGATTGAAAGGATAGGAAATGTGACAGTCTATCGTATTGGTTTTACAACAAACAATCCAAAGATATCTGATTTAGGAAAGTTTCCTCTTCATTTAAATAAATTTTTATTTCAGTTTAGCTCGGCTTTTAAGGCAGCTGAGCTTCATAGAAAGAATAGTTACGATGGAGTATGGGCAATGATGGCTCATTCCTGTGCTGTTCCTGCTGCGATTTTTAACATGATGCACAGAGAAGTGCCGTACGTCCTGACTCTTCAGGAGGGAGATCCAATTAAATATATAAAACGAAAAATGTTGCCAATTTATCCGCTTTTTGTGGCGGGATTTAGGCGGGCTACTGTTTTGCAAACAATTTCCACTTTCCTTATGGGATGGGGAAGAGATATGGGGTTTAAGGGTTTTGGTGTTGTGATTCCGAATGCCGTAAACGTAAAACATTTTTCACAAATAGTTGGAGATACAGAACTTACTGAGTTAAAAAATAAACTAGGTAAAAAAGAGAATGACGTTTATATGGTTACAACCTCTAGGTTGGTGAAGAAAAATGCGGTAGACGATGTTATTAAATCCCTTGTTGATTTACCAGAAAGATATAAATTCCTTGTAATTGGAATTGGTCCAGATGAGGACGAGTTGAGGATGCTTGCTCAAAATCTTGGAGTATCCTCAAGGGTTATTTTTTTAGGTGAAATAGATAATAAAGAGATACTAAAATATTTAAAAATATCTGATATTTTTATTAGGCCGTCTCTTTCAGAGGGTTTTGGCATTTCTTTTATTGAAGCGATGGCAGCGGGATTACCTGTAATTGCCACACAAGAAGGTGGAATTTCAGATTTTCTCTTTGACCCAGAAATTAATAAAGATAAAGAACCAACTGGCCTTGCTGTAAAGGTTCGCGACCCAAAGGGGATTGCTAAACAAGCAGAAAGCCTTGTAAACAACAAAGAGATTAAGGAGAAGTTGGTTGTAAATGGGTTAAGGTTAGTGCAGGAAAAATATGATTGGGATACTATTTCGAAGGATATGAAAGAAAACGTTTTCGATAAACTTTTTGAAAGTAAAAAATAG